Proteins encoded within one genomic window of Bradyrhizobium sp. 186:
- a CDS encoding FAD-dependent oxidoreductase: MTHDYDIAVIGGGLVGTAIAYGLAKAGQRVALLDEDDRARRASVANFSLIWVQTKGLGMLEYSDWSRGAAELWPDFRDEIAALTDIDLAFSQPGGFHLCLSEAEVDARALQLARINAQVGMSPLPYEILGHNAVRQMLPDIGPEVVGASYCPLDGQCNSMRLFWGLHTAFARSGGHYRSNHHVESLTANGGGFVASRAVGSVAAGKVVIAAGNDSRRLGAMVGIDAQLRPQRGQVLVTERMKPFLHYPTITVRQADEGSVMLGDAVEEENPSLTVGTDVLAKMADRARRMFPGLSRVNIVRTWAAQRVMTKDGCPIYDESRQHPGAFVANCHSGVTLAPRHAQTLAPLIASSRVTAELPAFGTGRFDVSTDH; the protein is encoded by the coding sequence GTGACGCATGACTACGACATCGCGGTGATCGGAGGCGGCCTCGTCGGCACCGCCATCGCCTACGGCCTGGCGAAGGCCGGCCAGCGTGTTGCGCTGCTGGATGAGGACGACCGCGCCCGGCGCGCCTCGGTCGCGAATTTCTCGCTCATCTGGGTGCAGACCAAGGGCCTCGGCATGCTGGAATATTCCGACTGGTCCCGTGGCGCCGCCGAGCTCTGGCCGGACTTCCGGGACGAGATCGCCGCCCTGACCGACATCGACCTCGCCTTCTCGCAGCCGGGCGGTTTTCATCTTTGCCTGTCGGAGGCCGAGGTCGATGCGCGTGCCTTGCAACTCGCGCGGATCAACGCACAGGTTGGCATGTCGCCGCTGCCCTACGAGATCCTGGGCCACAACGCCGTGCGTCAGATGTTGCCGGATATCGGCCCCGAAGTGGTCGGCGCCAGCTATTGCCCGCTCGACGGCCAGTGCAATTCGATGCGCCTCTTCTGGGGCCTGCACACGGCCTTTGCGCGCTCGGGAGGGCATTATCGGAGCAACCATCACGTCGAGAGTCTCACCGCCAACGGGGGCGGCTTCGTCGCCTCGAGGGCTGTCGGCTCCGTCGCCGCGGGCAAGGTGGTAATTGCCGCCGGCAACGATAGCCGCAGGCTTGGGGCCATGGTCGGCATCGACGCCCAGCTCAGGCCCCAGCGCGGGCAGGTGCTCGTGACCGAGCGCATGAAGCCCTTCCTCCACTATCCGACCATCACGGTGCGGCAGGCAGATGAAGGCTCGGTGATGCTCGGCGATGCCGTCGAAGAGGAAAACCCGAGCCTCACGGTCGGCACCGACGTGCTTGCCAAGATGGCGGATCGCGCGAGGCGCATGTTTCCCGGCCTCTCGAGGGTCAACATCGTGCGGACTTGGGCCGCCCAGCGGGTCATGACCAAGGACGGTTGCCCGATCTATGACGAGTCCCGGCAGCATCCCGGCGCTTTCGTCGCCAATTGCCACAGCGGCGTCACCCTTGCGCCGCGCCACGCGCAGACGCTGGCGCCCTTGATCGCGTCCTCGCGCGTGACAGCGGAGCTGCCGGCCTTCGGCACCGGGAGGTTCGATGTTTCGACGGATCACTGA
- a CDS encoding LysR family transcriptional regulator yields MRIFYMSMDSRHLETLVWVARLGGIGAAAQHLNLTQPAITRRIQELERELGAKVLRRQGRNVVPTPLGHLCLGNAERILSEVATMRVAASGKAASGTIRVGLVESIALTWFQNLLTRIEERYPRVQLEIDVDLSSRLANKLGRRQIDIALLPGPIQLPSVVKVPLGSCAMKWLGHPKLSPKDREMTAADLAELPIISMPQDANAYYSIVNWFEDAGVTPSLVHRCNSSSVVAALVRRGVGVSLLAPDLFADDLDSGRLKILIEETKVFKVEYTAAYLPGVDVSILPEVAALAKEESWFLGSPQVRAKSFGSETIMPPPRRP; encoded by the coding sequence ATGCGCATATTTTATATGTCCATGGACTCCAGGCATCTCGAAACACTGGTGTGGGTGGCCCGGCTCGGCGGCATCGGCGCCGCCGCGCAACACCTCAACCTGACCCAGCCGGCCATCACCCGGCGCATCCAGGAACTGGAGCGCGAGCTCGGCGCCAAGGTGCTGCGCCGGCAGGGCCGCAACGTGGTGCCCACTCCGCTCGGCCATCTCTGCCTCGGCAATGCCGAGCGCATCCTCTCCGAGGTCGCCACCATGCGGGTGGCGGCCAGCGGCAAAGCCGCCAGCGGCACCATCCGGGTAGGGCTGGTGGAAAGCATCGCATTGACCTGGTTCCAGAACCTGCTGACCCGGATCGAGGAGCGCTATCCTCGGGTGCAGCTCGAAATCGATGTCGACCTCTCGAGCCGGCTGGCCAATAAGCTGGGTCGCCGCCAGATCGACATCGCGCTGCTGCCGGGGCCGATCCAGTTGCCCAGCGTCGTCAAGGTACCGCTCGGCAGTTGCGCCATGAAATGGCTCGGCCACCCCAAGCTCAGCCCGAAGGATCGCGAGATGACTGCGGCGGATCTCGCCGAACTGCCGATCATCAGCATGCCGCAGGACGCCAATGCCTATTATTCCATCGTCAACTGGTTCGAGGACGCCGGCGTCACGCCCTCGCTCGTGCATCGCTGCAACAGTTCGAGCGTGGTGGCGGCGCTGGTGCGACGCGGCGTCGGCGTCAGCCTGCTGGCGCCTGATCTGTTTGCGGATGATCTAGACTCCGGCCGGCTCAAAATCCTGATCGAAGAAACTAAGGTGTTCAAGGTGGAATACACCGCCGCCTACTTGCCCGGAGTCGATGTGTCCATCCTGCCGGAGGTCGCGGCATTGGCGAAAGAAGAGAGTTGGTTCCTGGGTTCGCCGCAGGTTCGCGCCAAGAGTTTTGGCTCAGAAACCATCATGCCGCCGCCGCGTCGGCCGTAA
- a CDS encoding ABC transporter substrate-binding protein: MLRSLLLAAVAACVTHAIPALAEGTTLYVAGSGGSMEKAIRSEVFPSFASKHRDKLEYVAGNSTDVLAKLQAQKGSQQIDVAIIDDGPMAQAVALGFCRPLDVGPVVNDLYDIARFPDGKSLAFALLGSGFVYSKEAFAKNNWPAPTSWNDLADPKFKGKIVIPPLNNTYGVISLVQVAKANGGSEKNIEPGFIAFKDKIGSNVLAYEPSPGKMTELLQSGQAALAVWGSSRAKALADSGFASDFVYPKEGGVVIGVGICPVAGGKESPLAQQFIAHLLSPDMQVAMSKASGLAPVNKKAELPPENRAGMPYGSEQVAQLKTIDWVEINRQRDDWNKRWVREIER; this comes from the coding sequence ATGCTGAGAAGCTTGCTTCTCGCGGCTGTTGCCGCGTGCGTTACCCATGCCATTCCTGCATTGGCTGAGGGTACGACGCTTTATGTCGCGGGCTCGGGCGGATCGATGGAGAAGGCGATCCGCAGCGAGGTGTTTCCGTCTTTCGCGAGCAAACACAGAGACAAGCTCGAATACGTCGCTGGCAACTCCACCGACGTTCTGGCCAAGCTCCAGGCGCAGAAAGGGAGCCAGCAGATCGACGTCGCCATCATCGACGACGGCCCGATGGCGCAGGCGGTGGCGCTGGGCTTCTGTCGACCGCTCGATGTGGGGCCGGTTGTCAACGACCTCTACGACATCGCCCGCTTCCCGGACGGCAAGTCGCTGGCCTTCGCTCTGCTCGGTTCCGGCTTCGTCTACAGCAAGGAGGCTTTCGCCAAGAACAATTGGCCGGCGCCAACCTCCTGGAATGACCTCGCCGATCCGAAGTTCAAGGGCAAGATCGTGATACCGCCACTGAACAACACGTATGGGGTGATCTCGCTGGTGCAGGTCGCCAAAGCGAATGGCGGCAGCGAGAAGAACATCGAGCCGGGTTTCATCGCCTTCAAGGACAAGATCGGTTCGAACGTCCTCGCCTACGAGCCGTCGCCCGGCAAGATGACGGAGTTGCTTCAAAGCGGACAGGCGGCGCTTGCGGTCTGGGGTTCGAGCCGCGCCAAGGCTCTTGCAGACAGCGGCTTCGCCTCAGACTTCGTTTACCCGAAGGAGGGTGGCGTTGTCATCGGTGTCGGCATTTGCCCGGTAGCCGGCGGCAAGGAGAGCCCGCTCGCGCAGCAGTTCATCGCCCATCTGCTCTCGCCCGACATGCAGGTCGCCATGTCGAAGGCGTCCGGCCTCGCGCCCGTAAACAAGAAGGCCGAGCTGCCGCCAGAGAACCGTGCGGGAATGCCTTATGGTTCCGAGCAGGTCGCGCAGCTCAAGACGATCGACTGGGTCGAGATCAACCGCCAGCGCGACGACTGGAACAAGCGTTGGGTCCGCGAGATCGAACGCTAG
- a CDS encoding transporter substrate-binding domain-containing protein, with product MAGLVLATLGAAKADEVTCEPAKAVAKYPGLAGKTIKIGQDGESVPFSMRDPKDFNKLIGLDADLARAAFACVGVPMDFSIGTWAGLIPATMAGQIDIMWDTLLYTPERAKKMDFVVYMNAATGMLVAKGNPKNVHALGDICSITATTTLGTTQEAMLREASIKCVAAGKPAVNIITSSDMPSGVRLIQNGRADLVAINKFVGESLVAANPTTIESAFDVVTGAKIAVGTAKGNPDLIKAIRDAMAAIRANGTEKAIYERYKVDYSLTTEPSVLTE from the coding sequence ATGGCCGGTCTGGTGCTTGCCACCCTCGGCGCTGCAAAGGCCGATGAGGTGACGTGCGAGCCGGCCAAGGCGGTGGCGAAATATCCCGGTCTGGCCGGCAAGACCATCAAGATCGGTCAGGACGGCGAGAGCGTGCCGTTCAGCATGCGCGACCCCAAGGACTTCAACAAGCTGATCGGCCTCGACGCCGATCTCGCCCGCGCCGCCTTTGCCTGCGTCGGCGTGCCCATGGATTTCTCCATCGGCACCTGGGCTGGCCTGATCCCGGCCACCATGGCGGGCCAGATCGACATCATGTGGGACACCCTACTGTACACCCCCGAGCGCGCGAAGAAGATGGACTTCGTGGTCTACATGAACGCCGCCACCGGCATGCTGGTGGCCAAGGGCAACCCGAAGAACGTCCATGCCCTCGGCGACATCTGCAGCATCACCGCGACCACGACGCTGGGCACTACCCAGGAAGCCATGCTGCGCGAGGCCAGCATCAAATGCGTCGCCGCCGGCAAGCCGGCGGTCAACATCATCACGTCGTCGGACATGCCGAGCGGCGTGCGTCTGATCCAGAACGGCCGCGCGGATCTGGTGGCGATCAACAAGTTCGTCGGCGAGAGCCTGGTAGCGGCGAATCCGACCACCATCGAAAGCGCATTTGACGTGGTGACCGGCGCCAAGATCGCGGTCGGTACCGCCAAGGGCAATCCGGACCTGATCAAGGCGATCCGCGACGCCATGGCGGCGATCCGCGCCAACGGCACCGAGAAGGCGATCTACGAGCGCTACAAGGTCGATTACAGCCTCACCACCGAGCCCAGCGTTCTTACCGAGTGA
- a CDS encoding (2Fe-2S)-binding protein, whose product MFRRITERPEQAVTITVDGREISAKATDSVAAAMFAAGIAACRTTVVDGRARGPYCMMGVCFDCLVVVDGVGSRQGCMTRVRDGMVVESQKGRREIGR is encoded by the coding sequence ATGTTTCGACGGATCACTGAACGCCCAGAACAGGCCGTAACCATCACGGTCGATGGGCGTGAGATCTCGGCGAAGGCGACGGATTCGGTCGCAGCCGCTATGTTCGCGGCCGGCATCGCGGCATGCCGGACGACCGTGGTCGATGGGCGCGCGCGCGGCCCCTACTGCATGATGGGTGTCTGTTTCGACTGCCTTGTCGTTGTCGACGGCGTCGGGAGCCGGCAGGGCTGCATGACGCGTGTGCGTGATGGCATGGTCGTCGAATCCCAGAAGGGCAGGCGGGAGATCGGGCGATGA
- the glyA gene encoding serine hydroxymethyltransferase, whose amino-acid sequence MVGFASTRSDAASQTADDTGVAWLHTGYFTGDPEQVDPDVAGLIALEQKRQREAVELVASENFVSRAVLAAQGSVFTNKTVVGYPGRRFHAGAEWADALERLAIERACAAFGCGFANVQPHSGIQANLAVFRALLSPEDVVLSMSGETGGHFSHGGVSNLSGAMARAVFYGVERDSELIDYDELRRLAETHCPKLIVAGGAAYPRAIDFAALRAIADGIGAKLLVDIAHFAGLVVAGAHPHPFPFADIVTTTTYKSLRGARGGLILTNDGSLVERLEKATSPGVQGSPLLHAVAAKAICLGEVLRPEFTAYGHAVLANARVFAAELMARGVRVLTSGTDTPLVVADLKPLGLLGQPIVESLDRAGITCNRCEIPFDDTDPALSSGLRFGLSAGTTRGLSIDSVREVAGWIAELVASHAAGSPEVAAREADIKARAAALMAPLPLYAMTGAGLR is encoded by the coding sequence ATGGTCGGATTCGCTTCTACTCGCTCTGATGCTGCCTCGCAGACTGCCGACGACACCGGCGTCGCCTGGCTTCACACGGGCTATTTCACCGGCGACCCGGAACAGGTCGACCCGGATGTCGCGGGCTTGATCGCGCTGGAGCAGAAGCGCCAGCGCGAAGCGGTTGAGCTGGTCGCTTCGGAGAATTTCGTCAGCCGTGCGGTCCTTGCCGCGCAGGGCTCGGTCTTCACCAACAAGACGGTCGTCGGCTATCCTGGCCGGCGCTTCCATGCTGGCGCAGAATGGGCCGACGCGCTGGAGCGCCTCGCCATCGAGCGCGCTTGCGCCGCCTTCGGCTGCGGCTTCGCCAATGTGCAGCCGCACTCCGGCATTCAAGCCAACCTGGCGGTGTTCCGCGCGCTGCTTTCCCCGGAGGACGTGGTGCTGTCGATGTCCGGCGAGACCGGCGGCCACTTCAGCCATGGCGGCGTATCCAACCTCAGCGGGGCCATGGCGCGGGCCGTCTTCTACGGCGTCGAGCGCGACAGCGAGCTGATCGACTACGACGAGCTTCGCAGGCTCGCCGAAACGCACTGCCCGAAGCTCATCGTCGCGGGAGGGGCCGCCTATCCGCGGGCGATCGACTTCGCGGCACTGCGTGCGATCGCCGACGGCATAGGGGCAAAGCTGCTGGTCGACATCGCGCATTTCGCTGGGCTCGTGGTCGCGGGCGCGCATCCCCATCCCTTTCCCTTTGCGGACATCGTCACCACGACCACCTACAAGTCGCTACGGGGTGCGCGGGGCGGTCTGATCCTGACCAACGACGGCTCTCTCGTGGAGCGCCTCGAAAAGGCCACGTCTCCCGGCGTGCAGGGCAGCCCGCTGCTGCATGCGGTTGCCGCGAAGGCGATCTGCCTGGGCGAGGTCCTGCGGCCGGAATTCACGGCCTATGGCCATGCCGTGCTCGCGAATGCCCGCGTCTTCGCCGCGGAGCTGATGGCACGAGGTGTCCGGGTGCTGACCTCCGGTACGGATACGCCGCTGGTGGTGGCTGACCTGAAGCCACTCGGCCTTCTCGGACAGCCGATAGTCGAGAGCCTCGATCGCGCCGGTATCACCTGCAACCGCTGCGAGATACCGTTCGACGATACCGACCCCGCCCTTTCCTCGGGTCTGCGCTTTGGGCTGTCCGCCGGCACGACGCGAGGCCTCAGCATCGACAGCGTGCGCGAGGTGGCGGGATGGATCGCCGAGCTCGTCGCCAGCCATGCAGCCGGATCACCGGAGGTCGCCGCGCGCGAAGCCGACATCAAGGCGCGAGCTGCCGCGCTGATGGCGCCGCTGCCACTCTATGCTATGACCGGTGCCGGACTGCGATGA
- a CDS encoding BamA/TamA family outer membrane protein → MRREFDLAEGDAYNQTLVDRAERRLKSLNYFKEVKITKQPGSTTDRVVLDVETVDQPTGDFNFSGGYSTTDRWLGEVKVGDRNFLGTAAALQASVSYGQYARGANVSLYVPDIFDSRAAAGAELFGRQTFASSYQSYGTDSYGANFTITTPMTEETSVQWRYSISNQSVTLAPTSSGAIVSLPIQQAAAAGPAWVSGIGSTTTFSTLDNPKSRQVGSTRNSGRTSPASVVMSVSCARPEDLRYYQSLGGDLVGMVRAQGGYITGWGGQQAPLINSFFGGPSMVRGGAEALHRSGAADR, encoded by the coding sequence ATCCGCCGCGAATTCGACCTCGCGGAAGGGGATGCGTACAACCAGACGCTGGTCGATCGTGCCGAGCGGCGCTTGAAGAGCCTGAACTATTTCAAGGAAGTCAAGATCACAAAGCAGCCCGGCTCGACGACCGATCGCGTCGTGCTCGACGTCGAAACAGTCGACCAGCCGACCGGCGATTTCAACTTCTCCGGCGGGTACTCGACGACCGACAGATGGCTCGGCGAGGTCAAGGTCGGCGATCGCAATTTCCTTGGTACGGCCGCGGCGCTGCAGGCGAGCGTCAGCTACGGCCAATATGCGCGCGGAGCCAATGTCTCGCTGTACGTACCGGATATCTTCGACAGCCGCGCCGCTGCGGGCGCCGAGCTGTTCGGCAGGCAGACCTTTGCAAGCAGCTATCAGTCCTACGGGACCGACAGCTACGGCGCCAATTTCACGATCACAACGCCGATGACGGAAGAGACCAGCGTGCAGTGGCGCTATTCGATTTCGAACCAGAGCGTTACCCTCGCGCCGACCTCGTCTGGCGCCATCGTGTCGCTGCCGATCCAGCAGGCCGCCGCAGCCGGGCCTGCCTGGGTCTCGGGGATCGGCAGCACGACGACGTTCAGTACCCTAGACAACCCAAAGAGCCGACAGGTGGGGTCAACTCGCAACTCAGGCAGGACCTCGCCGGCCTCGGTGGTGATGTCCGTTTCCTGCGCACGTCCGGAGGATTTGCGCTACTATCAGTCTCTCGGCGGTGACCTCGTCGGCATGGTTCGCGCGCAAGGCGGCTACATCACCGGCTGGGGCGGTCAACAGGCGCCGCTCATCAACAGCTTCTTCGGAGGTCCCAGCATGGTGCGGGGAGGCGCAGAAGCTCTACATCGAAGCGGAGCCGCTGATCGATGA
- a CDS encoding DUF3050 domain-containing protein, with amino-acid sequence MSKQVRDHLATLRAGLLDHPIYAEVASVEDLRRFMEDHVFAVWDFMSLLKRLQQDLTCTKVPWFPADNARAARLINDIVIGEETDIDPDGSYVSHLDLYLRAMADVGASTHQFEAFRSLARVGTSVEGGLVRTGVPPHVRSFVAHTMTLAQSGSTEEVVAAFFYGREDIIPEMFSRLQKTLPGMKHDKARLRHFIYYIERHIELDGDSHGPMGRELLDKLVADSPQKNESALRAACNSIQARIELWNGTLSTLRAA; translated from the coding sequence ATGTCGAAACAGGTTCGTGACCACCTAGCCACCCTTCGCGCAGGGCTGCTGGACCACCCCATCTACGCGGAAGTCGCTTCCGTCGAGGATCTGAGGCGATTCATGGAAGATCATGTTTTCGCCGTCTGGGATTTCATGTCGCTGCTGAAGCGGCTGCAGCAAGACCTGACGTGCACGAAAGTACCGTGGTTCCCTGCGGACAATGCACGAGCTGCGCGCTTGATCAATGACATCGTGATTGGCGAGGAGACAGATATCGATCCGGACGGCTCCTATGTCAGTCACCTCGATCTCTATCTCCGCGCCATGGCGGACGTCGGTGCCAGCACCCACCAATTCGAAGCATTCCGCTCACTGGCGCGAGTCGGCACGTCGGTCGAAGGCGGATTGGTGCGGACCGGTGTGCCACCTCATGTCCGATCCTTTGTCGCGCATACGATGACACTGGCTCAGTCGGGGTCGACGGAAGAGGTCGTCGCGGCGTTTTTCTATGGCCGCGAGGACATCATCCCCGAGATGTTCAGCAGGCTGCAGAAAACGCTCCCTGGTATGAAGCACGACAAGGCTCGCTTGCGTCATTTTATCTACTACATCGAGCGGCATATCGAGCTTGATGGTGACAGTCATGGCCCAATGGGAAGGGAACTGCTTGACAAGCTGGTCGCGGACTCTCCGCAAAAGAACGAAAGCGCTCTGCGCGCTGCATGCAACAGCATCCAAGCCCGGATCGAACTTTGGAACGGCACGTTAAGCACACTTCGCGCCGCGTAA
- a CDS encoding FAD-dependent oxidoreductase, whose product MTEQCLPDICDLAVIGAGPAGMAAATTAASLGLSTVVLDEQPAPGGQIYRGITETAAATRTVLGADYGRGRELVDALAASGATYRPGSTVFNVSPAGEIAFLLDGRARLLSARRILAATGGQERPFPIEGWTLPGVMTGGAAQILLKQADLVPSGKVVLAGTGPLLWLLAAQILRAGGTIALILETTPKRNWRAVLRHLPRFLASPYAVKGLALLAHVRRSVKVISGVSHLRAVGEGQLRAVAYRAAGRETTIEAETLLLHQGVVPSLHLPDTLGCRIVWNEEQRAFQPEADCWGATCVDHVAVAGDGAGIGGAQAAALRGRLAALDAARRLGRINRPQRDRLAARDLAALKRDLAARRFLDALYEPPERFRVPTGDIIVCRCEEVPADRIEALIAQGVLGPNQLKFFMRCGMGPCQGRLCGLTVTEMFAARRGISPAAIGHYRLRTPIKPVTVAEMASLPFGEHADKAVVRL is encoded by the coding sequence ATGACGGAACAGTGCCTGCCCGATATCTGCGATCTTGCTGTGATCGGCGCCGGTCCGGCCGGCATGGCGGCCGCAACGACTGCGGCGAGCCTCGGGCTTTCCACTGTCGTGCTCGACGAGCAGCCGGCGCCGGGCGGCCAGATCTATCGCGGCATCACAGAAACGGCCGCTGCCACACGCACCGTGCTCGGTGCCGATTACGGGCGAGGCCGCGAATTGGTCGATGCGCTGGCGGCGAGTGGCGCAACCTACCGCCCCGGCAGCACGGTCTTCAACGTCTCGCCCGCGGGAGAGATCGCGTTTCTCTTGGATGGCCGGGCCCGTCTGCTGTCGGCGCGCCGCATCCTCGCGGCGACGGGTGGGCAGGAACGCCCCTTTCCGATTGAAGGCTGGACGCTGCCCGGTGTGATGACTGGCGGCGCCGCTCAAATCCTGCTGAAGCAGGCCGATCTCGTGCCCTCCGGCAAGGTCGTGCTCGCGGGCACAGGGCCACTGCTCTGGCTGCTCGCGGCGCAGATCCTCAGAGCGGGTGGAACGATCGCGCTCATCCTGGAAACGACGCCCAAGCGCAATTGGCGCGCAGTGCTGCGCCATCTGCCGCGCTTCCTCGCTTCGCCCTATGCCGTCAAGGGGCTGGCCCTGCTCGCGCACGTGCGCCGCTCGGTGAAGGTGATTTCCGGTGTCTCGCATCTGCGGGCCGTGGGAGAAGGGCAACTCCGGGCCGTCGCCTACCGGGCCGCCGGCAGAGAGACCACGATCGAGGCAGAGACCCTGTTGCTGCATCAGGGCGTCGTGCCGAGCCTGCATCTACCCGACACGCTCGGCTGCAGGATCGTCTGGAACGAGGAGCAACGTGCCTTCCAGCCTGAAGCGGATTGCTGGGGTGCGACCTGCGTCGATCATGTTGCCGTGGCAGGAGACGGCGCGGGCATCGGCGGGGCTCAGGCGGCTGCCCTGCGCGGTCGTCTTGCGGCATTGGATGCCGCCCGCCGCCTCGGGCGGATCAACCGGCCGCAGCGAGACCGGCTGGCGGCGCGCGATCTCGCAGCGCTGAAGCGAGACCTCGCGGCGCGGCGCTTCCTTGATGCGCTCTACGAACCGCCGGAGCGGTTTCGCGTGCCGACCGGCGACATCATCGTCTGCCGCTGCGAGGAGGTCCCGGCTGATCGGATAGAAGCACTGATTGCGCAGGGCGTGCTCGGGCCGAACCAGCTCAAGTTCTTCATGCGTTGTGGCATGGGGCCCTGTCAGGGCCGTCTGTGCGGACTGACCGTGACCGAGATGTTCGCGGCGAGGCGCGGGATCTCTCCTGCCGCGATCGGCCACTACCGGCTCAGGACGCCGATCAAGCCCGTCACGGTCGCGGAAATGGCATCGCTGCCCTTCGGCGAGCATGCCGACAAGGCCGTGGTGAGGCTGTGA
- a CDS encoding NAD(P)H-binding protein encodes MHRVIDRVIVFGGTGFVGRRIVRRLSDAGATVPVASRHPAQDGGDNLEQVVADAHDERSVEAAVAGADGVVNAISLYVEHGADTFHSVHVKAAARIARVARQAGVKRFVHVSGIGADTLSPSPYIRTRGEGEAAVQAAFSGAIVVRPAVIFARDDAFLTAILGLAPLASSRAQISSSRARSRLGCSCRKTYRCWPRVGPRQLK; translated from the coding sequence ATGCACCGGGTCATAGACCGCGTGATCGTCTTTGGGGGCACCGGCTTTGTTGGTCGTCGCATCGTGCGCCGTTTGAGCGATGCCGGCGCTACAGTGCCCGTAGCCTCACGTCATCCCGCGCAGGACGGGGGCGACAACTTGGAACAGGTCGTCGCCGATGCCCATGACGAGCGCTCCGTCGAGGCCGCTGTTGCGGGTGCGGACGGCGTCGTCAACGCGATCAGCCTGTATGTCGAGCATGGCGCCGACACATTTCATTCGGTGCATGTGAAGGCGGCCGCGAGAATCGCCAGAGTGGCTCGGCAGGCCGGGGTCAAACGGTTTGTGCACGTGTCAGGCATTGGCGCCGACACGCTTTCGCCTTCGCCCTATATTCGCACCCGCGGCGAGGGCGAGGCGGCGGTGCAAGCCGCGTTTTCCGGCGCCATCGTTGTCCGCCCAGCGGTTATATTCGCGCGCGACGACGCCTTCCTCACGGCAATTCTCGGGCTAGCGCCGCTAGCTTCATCGCGGGCACAAATCTCGTCGTCGAGGGCGCGCTCACGCTTGGGGTGCAGCTGTAGGAAAACGTATCGGTGTTGGCCTCGCGTTGGACCTCGCCAGCTCAAATAG
- a CDS encoding LysR substrate-binding domain-containing protein: MINQRQIEAFRAVIVSGGITTAAAALRISQPAVSRLIRDLEARIGVTLFERRTGGRLRPTADATALFRDVERYFVGLEQIDQSAAGLRRHSRGSLRVASLPALYVDLLPRFIGRLLAQRPDLDIELIGNSSEAIIELISSGRCDIGFVDSPFDHPRIRRDELAGVAAVAAIPTSHMLAAKPVLVPADFSAEPFISIARATQLRTRIDSFFLSQGIRRQLGPETPSSLIACSLVAAGGGLAIVDPFSAEAIKEPEICFKRLEPRIEVRFSLVALMNKQPSGLARDFVAGIQQEFARFHE; this comes from the coding sequence ATGATCAATCAGAGGCAGATCGAGGCCTTCCGAGCCGTGATAGTCTCCGGCGGCATCACCACTGCGGCCGCCGCCCTGCGGATATCGCAGCCAGCGGTCAGCCGGCTCATCCGTGATCTCGAAGCGCGCATAGGCGTGACACTGTTCGAACGACGCACCGGCGGGCGCCTGCGCCCGACCGCCGATGCGACCGCCCTGTTTCGAGACGTGGAGCGCTATTTCGTCGGCCTCGAGCAGATCGATCAATCCGCAGCCGGCCTCAGACGCCACAGCCGTGGGAGCCTGAGGGTTGCTTCCCTTCCCGCTCTCTACGTGGACTTGCTGCCGCGCTTTATCGGCCGCTTGCTGGCCCAGCGCCCCGATCTGGATATCGAGCTGATCGGAAACTCGTCGGAGGCCATCATCGAATTGATATCGAGTGGCCGTTGCGACATCGGTTTCGTCGATTCTCCGTTCGACCACCCCCGTATACGTCGGGACGAACTGGCTGGCGTCGCAGCCGTCGCAGCCATACCCACGTCACACATGTTGGCCGCAAAGCCCGTGCTGGTTCCCGCCGATTTCAGCGCCGAACCGTTCATTTCGATCGCCCGAGCAACCCAACTGCGGACGAGAATCGATTCCTTCTTCCTCTCTCAGGGAATCCGTCGCCAGCTCGGTCCGGAAACACCCTCTTCGCTCATCGCCTGTTCGCTGGTCGCCGCCGGCGGTGGGCTCGCCATTGTCGACCCGTTCAGCGCCGAGGCAATCAAGGAGCCAGAAATCTGTTTCAAACGGCTCGAACCGCGCATCGAGGTGCGCTTCAGCCTAGTCGCGCTGATGAACAAGCAGCCATCCGGCCTGGCCCGAGACTTCGTCGCCGGAATCCAGCAGGAATTCGCGAGATTTCACGAATAG